TGAGTCTTGTAAAACACATTATGGAAGATCATAAAGGGAAAATTGAACTTTTCAGCACTTATGGGAGAGGAAGCATGTTTCGTCTTCTTTTTCCTCTAAAAGCCAATCAAAAATTGCAACAATCATTAAATAATGGCATCGAAAATGATAAAGATATTAATAGTTGAAGACGAACCTAATATGCGTATGGGATTGCGGGACAATCTCGAGTTCGAAGGGTATGAAGTGGATCTCGCCTCGGATGGTGAGGAAGGGCTTGAAAAAGCCACTACAGAAAAATACAGCCTGATTCTGCTGGATGTGATGTTGCCAAAAGTTTCCGGGTTTGAAATATGCAAACAGGCGAGGGCAAAAGGCGTAAAAACCCCGATTATTCTTATTACAGCGAAAGGGGAGGAGATAGACAAGGTTCTTGGTCTCGAACTGGGAGCCGATGATTATGTGACGAAGCCTTTCAGCCTTAGAGAACTGCTTGCACGAATAAAAGCGGTATTGAGGAGGGGGACAGGTGAAACCGAGCCCGAGGATGAAGCCGATATCGGTCTGCTCCATGTTAACTTTAAAACCTACTCCGCCTTTGTCGATGGGAAACCCGTCCAGATGTCACACAAGGAATATGAGATACTTAAATACTTGTGGCAGAACAAAAACAACACCGTGAGTCGGGACAATCTTCTTAACGACATCTGGGGTTACGAAGAAAACCCCACAACGAGAACTGTTGACAATTTCATTCTGAAACTGAGACAAAAGATTGAAGTGGACTCCAATCATCCTAAGATCATTTTAACAGTTCATGGAATTGGATATAAACTGATAACGAACTAGTCAGTGTAGAATATCTGTTTCAGCCTTCTTATTTTGTAAAGTGCCGAGAGGAGGAAATCCTGAATTGACTGGTACTCAAGCAGGTCTTTGATTACGAAAGCTTCGGCAAAGACGAGTATGTCTTCATTGAGTTCCATGATTCGACGGTTTATTGGCTCCCATTGTGTCTTGAAGAGATAACCTTCTCTTGCCCATGCCTCCTGTTTAAGGAGGTTTTTTATGCGGGCATCCATGCTCAGTGACCCGATACCATGTCCATTATCTGAAAGGTCGAACGACTTTATTTCATAAAAGCGGAAGTTGTCAGCTCTTACTGAGAGTTGTGCTATATCTTTCAGGTAAAGATCTTTGTAACATACCCACCTGATTTCCTCAAGATTTTTTGTTTCGGGGGGGAGTGAATTCAGCACTTCGAGTGTTCTGTCAGCATATTTTGAGAGCACCGGGTGGTTCCTCTCGTGCAAATCTTCGAGCGCAAATATGATGGATCCGTTGTTTATACCAATCCCTCTTTCATCGAGAAATTCGGCAACATATTTTATAATCAAATCGTAATGGTTTGTAAGTATGGCAATTCCTTCCCTTAGTTCTGAAGGGATATATTTTTCAATAAATTCTTCGTATCTGTCGAATCCGTAATGAATCCCGTAATCGTCCACTGCTTTGTAGAGGATATCCTCGATGAGATCATGGCCGACAGCGATGGCGGAATATAATTTGGATCCTGGATCGTTGATATTTATGATGGAAGCAATTGCACCGACCCTGTTGACATGTGCAGCGGATGGGAGCCCGCATTTTCTAAACATGCGGTATTTTCTGAATTGTTCGAACACCTTAAAAGCGAAGCCGGAATATTCACCGTAAAACTCATCGATATATTTC
The nucleotide sequence above comes from Ignavibacteria bacterium. Encoded proteins:
- a CDS encoding response regulator transcription factor, which produces MIKILIVEDEPNMRMGLRDNLEFEGYEVDLASDGEEGLEKATTEKYSLILLDVMLPKVSGFEICKQARAKGVKTPIILITAKGEEIDKVLGLELGADDYVTKPFSLRELLARIKAVLRRGTGETEPEDEADIGLLHVNFKTYSAFVDGKPVQMSHKEYEILKYLWQNKNNTVSRDNLLNDIWGYEENPTTRTVDNFILKLRQKIEVDSNHPKIILTVHGIGYKLITN